A stretch of DNA from Bacteroidales bacterium:
AAGTGATGAAAAACTGATGGAGAAATTCTTTGAAGAAGGTTCTCTTTCAGAAGAAGAATTATTAAGAGGTTTGAAACAAAGCATAATGAAACGCGAAGTATATCCGTTACTTTGTGTATCAGCAAAACAGGATACAGGAGTTGCAAGGCTTATGCAGTTTATCAATGAATTTATTCCGGCTCCGAATGAAATGCCTTGCAGAAAAACTACCGAAGGTAAAGACCTGAAATGTTCAACAACTGAACCTGCTTCGGCTTATGTTTTTAAAACAACCCTCGAACAACATCTTGGCCAGATGACCTTCTTTAAATTATACAACGGCGAGATTGCTGAAGGAATGGATATGGTAAATGCAAATACCGGTTCAAAAGAAAGGTTATCACAATTATTCATAGTTGCCGGGAAAAACAGGGTAAAAATTGAAAAAGTTGTAGCAGGAGACATTGCTGCAACAATAAAACTTAAAGATGCTCATACTTGCAATACATTGGATACTCCTAAAAATTCAAACGATATTGTAACTCCTGTTGAATATCCTGAACCAAAATTCCGTACAGCAATAAGGGCAAAGAACCAGTCGGATGATGAAAAACTGGGAGGCATACTAAAATCAGCACATGAAGAAGATCCTACCATTATTTTTGAACAATCGATGGAATTGAAACAGGCAATTCTTCAGGGACAGGGTGAACTTCAGCTTACCGTACTTAAATGGAAAATTGAAAATCTTGATAAAATAGAAATTGAATATTATCCATGTAAGATTCCTTACAGGGAAACCATTACCAAACCTGCAAAATCAAGTTACCGTCATAAAAAGCAATCAGGCGGCGCCGGTCAATTCGGTGAAGTATATATGATGATAGAGCCTTGGTATGAAGGAAAACCCGATCAGAAAGAATTCCCGATAAGGGGTCGTGATGAAATAAATTTGAACTGGGGAGGAAAATTATTTTTCCACAATTGCATCGTAGGTGGAGCTATCGACGCACGTTTCATGCCTGCCATCCTGAAAGGTATCATGGAAAAAATCGAAGAAGGTCCGTTAACAGGTTCATATGCTCGCGATATTGTGGTTAGCGTTTATGATGGAAAAATGCACCCGGTTGATTCCAATGAAATTTCTTTCAAACTGGCAGGACGTAATGCTTTCAAGGAAGCATTCAAAAATGCCGGTCCAAAAATCCTTGAACCTATTTACGAAGTGGAAGTTGTGATGCCTTCAGAAAGAATGGGTGATGTAATGACGGATTTGCAAGGAAGAAGAGCAATTGTATTGGGTATGGATAGTGAAGGAAATTATCAGAAAATCAAAGCACGTGTTCCACTGGCTGAATTGAACCGTTATTCCACTTCATTAAGCTCCATAACTAGCGGTCGCGCAACTTATGGGATGAAGTTTGCCGATTACCAGCAGGTTCCGGGAGATGTTCAGGAGCAACTGCTTAAAGCATACGAAGCTGAATCGAAAGACGAAGAATAATTTTTTTATAATAAAGTATTTTTTTATGGTTGGCTGAAAAGCAAACTTGCTTTTCAGCCAACCATTTTTTTATACTTCAACTGAGTTTGTATATTTCGACTACAGCCAATATATACAGAATCTTAGCAGATTTGTAAAGCAAAATGTGCTTAGATTCTGTTATGCCGATTTATCCCAACTTGTCGTGGATAGGAAATTTTGTAACCGAACTTGTGAGCTCATGAATACCTTTAAAATAATACCAATTGTTAATTTAAAATAGTCCAAAGGATATTTTAAATTTTACAATGGTTATGCCGATGACATAGATGTTATAGTACAATTTATTGGACTATTACATCTATACAATCGGTATAAAATAAGTTATGAATAAATCATTTCTGTATCGGTATACATGCAACCTCTAACACTCAGCATAAATATGTCTCATAAATATTTTGTAATGCCTGATAAACTATATAATTTTGTAACTTTCGGTTCGTTAGTAGTGATATAAAGTTTAGAATGGACCCACATTTAGAAGACGAAATTTTATTTAAGCATCGTAACAGATCATACGGCGCTTATTTATTACGTCGGAGCTATATTCGTAACCTGACTATTTCGGTTGTTTTAGCTTTAATATTTTTCTTTACAGCTTTTATGATTGCTGTTGAATTAAATAAAAATATTGAAGAAGAAGATTATTATGATTTTAGTAATGTAGTTTTTGAATATTCATCACTTGAATATGCACCGGGCGAAATTCCTAAAGCTCCTGAAAATACTAACCCACCTGAAAAGAAATTAAATATTGCGAAAACAGAAAACCTGAATGAAATTAAAGTAAAAGAAACAGTTGCAAATACCGAAAATACTTTAGAAGATAATTCTACATCAGATGCTGATAGTTTAAATGGAAATCCTAATGGAGAAGGTAACG
This window harbors:
- a CDS encoding elongation factor G produces the protein MKVYQTNEIRNIVLIGGAKSGKTTLGEAMLFEGGVITRRGSVEDKNTVSDYREIELERQNSISSTVLYSEFEGKKINIIDAPGFDDFAGEMVAALHVCDTALMLVNAQNGVEVGTEITWRYTTKHKSPVVFIMNQLDHEKANFDEGIRQLKQYFGDKVIPVQYPLTTGTAFNSVIDVLKMKMYKFTPGSAKAEITDIPEAEKAKAAELHGKIVEAAAESDEKLMEKFFEEGSLSEEELLRGLKQSIMKREVYPLLCVSAKQDTGVARLMQFINEFIPAPNEMPCRKTTEGKDLKCSTTEPASAYVFKTTLEQHLGQMTFFKLYNGEIAEGMDMVNANTGSKERLSQLFIVAGKNRVKIEKVVAGDIAATIKLKDAHTCNTLDTPKNSNDIVTPVEYPEPKFRTAIRAKNQSDDEKLGGILKSAHEEDPTIIFEQSMELKQAILQGQGELQLTVLKWKIENLDKIEIEYYPCKIPYRETITKPAKSSYRHKKQSGGAGQFGEVYMMIEPWYEGKPDQKEFPIRGRDEINLNWGGKLFFHNCIVGGAIDARFMPAILKGIMEKIEEGPLTGSYARDIVVSVYDGKMHPVDSNEISFKLAGRNAFKEAFKNAGPKILEPIYEVEVVMPSERMGDVMTDLQGRRAIVLGMDSEGNYQKIKARVPLAELNRYSTSLSSITSGRATYGMKFADYQQVPGDVQEQLLKAYEAESKDEE
- a CDS encoding TonB family protein — encoded protein: MDPHLEDEILFKHRNRSYGAYLLRRSYIRNLTISVVLALIFFFTAFMIAVELNKNIEEEDYYDFSNVVFEYSSLEYAPGEIPKAPENTNPPEKKLNIAKTENLNEIKVKETVANTENTLEDNSTSDADSLNGNPNGEGNGSDTGLVFTRVQEIPMYPGGEDARKKFIKEHFNYASLGQNVKIQGVVWVSFIVEKDGSLSAIKVLNGIGAACDGEVVKVVKKMPKWKPGKRNGLPVRVILKMPIRFENAI